One part of the Lytechinus pictus isolate F3 Inbred chromosome 3, Lp3.0, whole genome shotgun sequence genome encodes these proteins:
- the LOC129257859 gene encoding uncharacterized protein LOC129257859, giving the protein MDDAGDVVFQQNEINGNYAIPHHPCQSYGEDEVDSSRVLLPRCEDEADGTSLKTLSCPIISNHDRQGKTRNDDDDGYCSQDQMHALITDSEKHRFATVPEDEESALNNNIFSSLDPNFPGDATGKVLGVTMPPNYIVRSNERRTSFSPNKNVNCQQRLDNARSHVGVQVRAMGSRLSLEDSEPKNTNTSYLPYSESVVNDSLVERCRKVTSPGSGYDQKTSRGLKRKCDDEAVEPSDEAGVSLSPRKRKERDEDDGGGDMTSTSSAEPDTKKLRTASVVPRQYPQAPQMRQEPRLKNSYDIQGQANWVVEQPQHCTFHIYQHQGSSSGGPPQQHPVEWAGMNIRQVQDEDLKAAFEASSKAISVAFTWKRFARKLPVSRSPSLEKELSSLESCAGSNQDKAMAVLLRWWREENGCRCDDEVKARLREGLEDCGLKRVVKDLDRIFKKGGQ; this is encoded by the exons ATGGATGATGCAGGAGATGTGGTGTTTcaacaaaatgaaatcaatggCAACTATGCCATTCCTCACCACCCTTGCCAATCCTACGGTGAAGATGAAGTAGATTCCTCCAGGGTGCTGCTACCTAGATGTGAGGATGAAGCCGATGGCACTTCCTTGAAGACTTTATCTTGCCCCATTATCTCCAACCATGACAGGCAAGGGAAGAccagaaatgatgatgatgatggctaCTGTTCTCAAGATCAGATGCATGCTTTGATAACTGACTCCGAGAAGCACAGGTTTGCCACTGTTCCTGAAGACGAAGAATCTGCTTTGAACAACAATATCTTCTCCTCTTTGGACCCGAACTTCCCAGGAGATGCCACTGGGAAAGTACTTGGTGTAACCATGCCTCCAAATTACATTGTGAGATCAAACGAAAGGAGGACTTCTTTTAGtccaaataaaaatgtaaattgcCAGCAGCGGCTTGACAATGCAAGAAGTCATGTTGGTGTTCAGGTTAGAGCGATGGGATCAAGACTTTCCTTGGAGGACAGCGAACCTAAAAACACAAATACTTCATACTTGCCTTATTCAGAGTCAGTAGTAAATGATAGCTTGGTCGAACGTTGTAGGAAGGTTACCTCTCCAGGAAGTGGGTATGATCAGAAGACATCAAGAGGCTTGAAAAGGAAGTGCGATGATGAAGCCGTGGAACCTTCAGATGAGGCAGGTGTTTCCTTATCTCCTCGAAAACGTAAAGAAAGAGATGAAGACGATGGtggtggggatatgacatctaCTTCGTCGGCTGAACCAGATACCAAGAAGTTGAGAACAGCATCAGTTGTGCCAAGACAATATCCACAAG cTCCTCAGATGAGGCAGGAGCCCAGATTGAAGAACTCCTACGACATCCAAGGCCAGGCCAACTGGGTGGTGGAGCAACCGCAACACTGCACCTTTCATA TATACCAACATCAAGGCTCATCATCAGGGGGCCCTCCTCAACAGCATCCAGTGGAGTGGGCAGGAATGAACATTCGTCAAGTGCAAG ATGAGGATCTCAAAGCAGCATTTGAGGCATCGTCGAAGGCTATCTCGGTGGCTTTCACCTGGAAGAGATTCGCCCGGAAACTCCCCGTCTCCCGGAGCCCCTCCCTGGAGAAGGAGCTGAGCTCCCTTGAATCGTGTGCTGGATCCAATCAGGACAAGGCCATGGCTGTGCTACTTCGATGGTGGAGGGAAGAGAACGGATGCCGGTGCGATGACGAGGTGAAGGCCAGGCTGAGGGAAGGACTGGAGGATTGCGGATTGAAACGAGTGGTCAAGGATCTAGATCGCATCTTCAAGAAAGGTGGACAGTAA